tatactttggtgtattgtgtaatatttgatgttactaatgatttaatttgcatagtccataactgttcagtcaacattttgatttCCACTACGATTCTGTTTTatagtgttatgtatatattaggcataaggtgtacatttaactagggctgtcaaacgattaaatttttttaattgagttaatcacagcttaaaaattgattaatcgtaattaatcacaattcaaaccatctctaaaatatgccatatttttctgtaaattattgttggaatgggaagataagacaagacggatataccgtatacgttcaacatactgtacgtaagtattgtatttgtttattattacaatgaatccacaagatggcattaactttattaacattttttctgtgaaagggatccacggatggaaagacttgtaattcttaaaggataaatgtgagtttgtatattgtgactaaatattgccatctagtatatttgttgagctttcagtaaatgatacagtagtgacttaactgttctgcccaaatgcatgatgggaagtggtgcaaccatgactgtgtgtggtggcgcactacagggtgttaagaaaaagatcaactcctgtcattcttccccacgtcgcttcccacaatatttatagttgctgtgggagagattacaaagcttttgccatttaaaagcacggccccaataaatgcttgtatctactccaatcTCCCTCTTatctctgatatatatatatatatatatatatatacatacataccggGAATGCGTTGATTGCGATAAATCTTttcgattaatttaaaaaaattaattaccgcccgttaatgtgataaatttgacagccctacatttaacaaaacaaaataaatgcattcatttaggatgaaatgcataactgatgctacaacaatctaacgatatactggcaagtggggtggccagtggggtggccaaccaatttataggggtggccgtggccacccctggccaccccctggtggcgccactgaatCAGCCGCGACGGAGGGGCTGCGATTGACGCTATTACTTGAAATGAATATCTCAATAGTTcaaaaacaatacaaacaaaactttttacagcacaaacgagcacatacgtagcacaaacgattgacacaatttttatactagtaactgcaatttctggagaaattacaatgAGGATATGCTGTGGTACATACAGATCtatcaggtcgcttcctgttgattatgggatatttcggggacaggtcctattgatatcagatctcatcctgtttattttaggacattttgaggacggacctgttgatatcaggtcatttcaaaTTGAATGTCAAAGGGCTGTAATTGAAGGTGcatggtcaaaaatcaaaaccacacatatttttctgccattgaaaatgaaagggACATGTGgaagtacatggccgtcaatggcatggacttacttgagcgccagtttaatgtcaattggctgtcatggtaaatggttaaaaatcacaaggacctaAGATTTTCTGccgattgaaaatgaatgggaaatttggacatacatggctgtcaatggcataccatttgaaatgaatgggccagtttttggcaaattttgggggaATCGTCGCttctgccaaattctgtatacaattttTATGCCCCTGGATTTTTTAATGTGCAAATTCTGCGATTTGGTTAAAAATTACAGGATTgatcaattttgaaaaaaaaaaaagtttttcaaaaaaACGGCGTTTATGAGCGATGGAAGAATTTTGGAGGTcattcgaaaaattccctgcgtcgtgTGATAATTCCGATCATTTTCTCATATTCCAACAGTTacggtcggtcaaacggtttgggctgtgcggcgcgctgaGGAAACAGCATTCAAAAAAAGGGAATTTTACCATctgggcctttgccttgcaaagccccatctaataaatttgcatctgataggGGGCCAACATCACAGAGGTGCTCTACCCTACCCTAGCCTAGCCTAGCCTAGCCTAGCCTAACCTTGGCTGTCACCTACCTACCTAACCGAACCGAACCTTAATACTGTATACCTACAGTACCTTCCCACCAACCTAACTACGTACAGTGCCTacttacctacctacctacctacctagccagcctacctacctacctacctacagtACCTACTAATCTACCAACAGTGCCTACctacctacagtggggagaacaagtatttgatacacagtcaatgggaaaacccattggcagtgtatcaaatacttgttctccccactgtacctacCTACTAATCTACCAACAGTgagtgcctgcctgcctgcctacctacctacctacctacctacccacCCACCCTAACCTTAGCTGTTACTAAAGGAattaagctaatgctaacttttCAATAGTGGCCTCTGTCCCTGAAAAGATTAATAAAGGAATCCACTGGTTGTTACCAAAATGTTCCATTGAATAGTGTCTttgttaacttattggctgccagtgacgcCGCTAGacgttgaagggaatagtatcttttctcgtatttactgtttgactgtttgtattactctaacgtacccaatataaaataaatagcatttttgatcatagtttaaggaaaaccggcagaatatatttgacatagggaaTAAGGGATACATGACgtcttctgaccacggaagcccaacgcgtgcgtcacgcggctgactgagcaagattgtcgCTGACtatcaggtgataggcaagacatctgtaAGCTcacgtctgcaacaccaaatcccgcaatcagctcttcaggcCACTccaaaacaaatggcgggacgtcatgtactaccacaacacccgataacaaaagcaactctaaggctacgttcatactacaggtcttaatgcacgaatccgattttttcgtgtttttccgactcgagtgaggcattaacttgacaatTGACattaacgtgacaagtcgcatagaactggaccatttcaaatccgatctgggtcactttcgtatgtggttcaaatccgatctgggccacatttttccagactgtcgcggcggtctgtagtgtccactctcccaaatcggatttcatgcagcaattacgtcatcaaatagcaagaGAGACGTTACCGtaccggtgcagctgtgcgttattagcgcctagcttgcagtgaacacggcttttggggaagggctgagcttgacaacagtcataaaaaataaaaatgggttgaggataagcctgagaatgatcggttttctgtctgctccgtataagcaatattttaacattgcttacacggccgagagtcggggtaaactaaccgtgtgtgtgtgtgacatgcacggacagtgcgtgcatgctatcgatccatatgaactttgaatataagcctaaacggggattatttatgtctgttatttgtgtcctccttttgaaaagcaaaatatgatatccctggaatgacggatgacgagtgtcatttgttttgatgcttctgcgcatgcgggtcttcttgctcaatgcgtgtcggactgcaaatTGCTGCGCatacgtaatacttgaacggtctcaatggacaaaggcagtctgaacgggcacgccaaaaaaacggatatgacaaaaaatcggattggtggattaagacctgtagtatgaacgtagcctaagtttgATTGCTCAGCGCCTCTCAAAAGATGAGGCGCGCCTAACCTCCTATCTCAGTTGCCTCATTATTGGTAGCACACGAACTTGACCGgccaaatctgcaacagaagaagacCCCAAAACACCCCTCTTCCTGCCCTTGGCCCGccctgcgagagccttcaaaaagactgaatgtttaactaatcgtggtAATTTTTTGTCGAGAACCTTTTGTTGAAttgagatatggtgaccctggaacaagtctgcctcctcgcctgggtatATTGCagttttgccttgccgtttggTTGCtgacgacctgaataaattgtcaatttgtttttccaagcctttttccagctttcaaaatggagtcagtacaaagggttaagactagggctgtcaaacaattaaaatttttaattgagttaatcacagcttaaaaattaattaccgtaatttttgcactataaggcgcaactgactataagccgctatccaccaaatttggcacgaaaatgacatttgttcataaataagccgtgctggactataaaccgcagctgtcctcactgtattctgggatatttacaccaaaagatattaaccagtaatactttatttgacagcagcatcatacgactgtcataagaccaaatgaacctccatgaaacaatgaagctttgcagccaaagaTTCATTTCTTCAAGAAACTTcaattggccatcactgctcccttgggggagacagtcaacctctgctgccacctgctgtaaacactgctgttgtccaacctgcctcctggcatgcattacagcgctacagatgtaaataacaatcaaaattcatgttctgtgctaatcatttcttcagttactgttctagttgtttcattaattgctagttatggtatttggtaacactttatttgacagtggtgccataagactaattaaacaatcataactatgacatgacactgtcatgagcattaatgaatgcttataacagatgtcatttagtgttatctggcaaattgtcacacttttgaatggatgtaagccaagctggacataaatggatgacacttaatgacataagcattcagtaatgcccattatagtgtcatgtcataattatgacagtattatgacagTGTTGTGAcggcactgtcaaataaagtgttacctattaacccaaataaatcaacaaataaaccgcattggactaaaagccgcaggattcaaaatgagggaaaaaagtagcggcttacagtccggaaattacggtaatcgtaattaatcgcaattcaaacatctataaaatatgccatatttttctgtaaattattgttggaatggaaagataagacacaagatggatatatacattcaacatactgcacaaaagtactgtatttgtttattacaacaataaatcaccaagatggcattaacattctgttaaagcgatccatggataaaaagagttttagttcttaaaagataaatgttagtacaagttatagaaatgttatattaaaacccctcttaattttttcgtttaataaaatttgtaaaattttcaattaagaaataaactagtagctcgccattgttgatgtcaaaaattacacaattttcatggtgcttaaacccataaaatcagtcgcaccaaagcgccagcagagggagacaaaaaacacaagtaacaagtggccatgacactgctgtcatttttaatgtttgagcggggcatgtgcgttaattgcgtcaaatattttaacgtgattaatttaaaaaattaattaccgcccgttaacgcgataattttgacagccctagttaagactaaggtgaacccacggagtttggccttttggccaggttgttGGGATTTGCAGGCCTCCGCCAGCGCGGGTCAGGTTTGCCAGGGACTtatgttcatttgcccctccaaatccaaatgaataggacgtctagcgctgttcaTGGCACTCAAACATTAGCACTCAAAGCCAGtcgtaaatgaattggacgtctattgttgtcaatggtagGCATTGAGGTAAGAAAGACACATGTTTGTCACAATAATACAGTGTTGCTGTATGGATTTACATCAATGTTGCTCTGAAATATTCTTGCAATCTGCCAGGAAAGACAAAGCTAGAGGTTTCCACTACCTAATTCTGACACCCAGACATATTGACTTAGACAGTGACCTCGTGGCAAAGCAAATGTGGGTCAACTTGTGAACAACATGGGAAAAGCACGGCGTTAGCAGATAATTCAATTACCCAACAGATGCAGTGCGGTGAAAGAACTGCCAATTCTTGTTGTGTGTTTATGTTGTTGTCGTTTGCTGACCTCAGACACCTTCTGCGTAGTACGCACTACGTGACCGCATTAAATAAACGGGAATTTTCCGACAATTCCTTCACCGATTTTCCTCACGTCGTGAAAATAACTAGTTTTGATCAGTGTGTGTCAGAAGTCATGGTAATTGATTTATCTTGTGTCGGAAGCAGGTACCGCTTGCAGAGAAAATGGTGGCCAATGTGCACACCCTGTTCACCTCAAGACAACATGTTCACCCTTATGAGCAATTGCTGCACTTGGTTCTCCAAAATTCAGGAGCCAATCAGGTAAGATTAAAGTCAAATTTTGGATTGTCCGTTGCGGTTGCAGCCTGAGAAGCAAATTGCGCCACTTGCAAGCTAAATATTGAATTTATTTCATAGGCGAATGACCATTCTTGTGGTGGGTCTTGACAAAGCAGGAAAGACGTCTACCATCAGAGGCATGTTAAGAGGTAAACAGCAATGACTGAaatttgtttatttcatatgaATGAACATACACATTAGGTGTGTGACAATTAtatgttttagggctgcagctatcgattattttagtcgtcgattaatcgatggactaggtagttcgaataatcgaggaatcagataaggaacataataAATGTAAATACCCGAGCTgaccctcaaacagtataagaaataaataaatgaggatctaagtacaacaaaagaagaattggctaacttaccgtattggcccaaatataagacgatgttttttgcattgaaataagacagaaaaagtgggggtcgtcttatattcgcggtctagacgttatacccattcacgacgctagatggcgccagatatcattgattaCTATTTATCTCTCAGTGTGCAGATGCAGacaataaaaaaacatgtaGCATTTGCCAAAGACTACAGGATGGACGCTAGAAaaatggcaaaaggtggatttttccgatgaatcttccattgaattacaccacagtcggtgcaaatattgcaggagacctactggagcccgcatggatccgagattcactcagaaaacagtgaagtttggtggtggcaaaatcatggtctggggttacatccagtatgggatgTACGAGAAATctacagggtggaaggcaacataaatagtctgaaatatcaacaaatcttagctgcgtcatacattcctaaccatgaaAAGGgagaaattctgcagcaggatggtgctccgtcgcatacttcaatctctaccttaaAGTTTCTCAAGGcacagaagatcaagatcctccaggactggccagcccagtcaccagacacgaACGGGATGAAAGGAagaatggaagacgaaacctaagaatgttgatgaactctgggaggcatgcaagactgctttctttgatgttcctgatgacttcatcaataaattgtatgaatccttgcagaAGCCCATGAAGTcatgcaaaatattaaatttggatctcacagcactacTACTTAATtcccttatgttatgtaacatatttttgtatttgaagtacatttttgttcaattttcacactactttctgtaggcgacgaaACTTTTGTCttaccaaaatttgaccttcatgttttcattcaaatatatttttgtacattcaacatcatttgggagggtcttagttttcatatgagccatttctgaaaccaattgaattgttagaagtcaggttattactaaagatgtcgatcgggtccgatcacgtcattttcaaagtatcggaatcggcaaaaaaaaatcggacatgccttttttaatatatatatatatgtttttttttaatcaaatcgttttctaattttatttatcgttacagacaaaatgtcttacactcatccagagtctttggttttggcttaaagtagggctatcaaatttatcgcgttaacggcggtaataacattaacatatttaacgcaattgactacccactcacgcattttcgcgttcaatctataatggcaccgtttacATATAcataaagctaaaaggcaacgtaaaatgagtagagacaattttggcagcctttgaagcctttttttaattggctaaagctttacaatccctctctcaacaattagaaattttgtgggaagcaatgtggggaagaaaggtagtagttgatctttttcttaacacactatgttatttcccaacgcagagaagatatatcagttggtagcactacgcatggttccacttcccatcatgcatttgggcatggctacagtatcatttactgaaagctcaacaaatacactagatggcaatatttagtcacaatatacaaagtcacatttatcctttaagaattacaagtctttctaactgtggatccctctaacagaaagaatgttaataatgtaaatgccatcttgaggatttattgtcataataaacaattacagtacttatgtactgtacgttgaatgtatatatttgtccgagttttattcatttttttcttaatgcattgccaaaatatatatgatcgggaaaaattatcaggaatgattggaattgaatcgggagcaaaaaaaaaaaaaagcaatcggatggggaaatatcgggatcggcagatactcaaactaaaacgatcgggatcgggagcaaaaaaacatgattggaacaatgcTATTAGTTATCACCAATTGTttcaacaaaatggataagcgacaagacttttgtcagggactgtaagttcccacccctaatacacatactgtatgccTAAAAGTGATGCAGCCCCTTTGTCAATGAAGGAAAACCCCTCAGTGGTCACAGAAATGGCATTGAATGTATCCAAGTTATCTTTCACTCAAGGTGAAAAGAATGTTTCAACCGGAAACCATaattttcaattcatttaatgagGCAATTCACTTTTTTCAGTGTGTTTTTACAAACTTCTTGCGTTGGATTTGCTGCATTGACCTGACCTTCATCTCCTCTAGTGTCCAACGCCGTTGAAGGAGGCCCCACCCAAGGTTGTGTGAGAAGCAGCCTGAGGTTGGAGAACTACCTGGTCACCCTGCTGGATGTCGGGGGCTCAGCAGCGGCGCAAGGGTCGTGGAGGGAGCATTACGGAGAAGCGCACGGTGTGATCTTTGTGGTGGACTCCAGCGACAGGCCGAGGATGAAAGAAGTCAAGATTGTACTGGCTGACCTGCTCAAGCAGCCGAGAGTGGCAGGAAAACCCATCCTAGTGTAATTATAATCCATTTCTTACACAGTAAAACTTTGTCAacactaccctctagtggcatTACTCCGTACTTACATGCCTTTTGactgtaaaaagttttttttttttttttttttagttttagtttttaatcctttcatgcatgaattatattttctttttgaTAGTAGAGTTGCATGCCATGCAAAAgccccaagggtgtaggtttgggctcaaaattggtagggacgatataacagcataacatgcatgtacacattttactagtgacgggacattaatacatacaacccctagcaaaaagtatggaatcaccagtctcggacgaacactcactcagacattttatcacgtagaacaaactcagataaaaagcttgaaaaataacgaattacttcaaaagtgcaactctttagcattcagaaacactaaaagaaatgaataaaaacattctgGTGGTCAGTaactgttaattttatagagcaagtgcagggaaatatatatggaatcactccattctgaggaaaaaaatatggaatcatgagaaacaaacaaagaaataacaatcaaaacacatctctagtctttagtagcaccacctctggcttgtatgacagcttgcagtctttgAGGCATGGTTAGAgtgttcttcatcaatttggtgccaactctctttgattgcagttgtcagatcatccttgcaggtcggagccttgctgtgaaccattttttttttttttttttttttttcaatttccaccacaagttatcaatagggttgagatctgggctatttgcaggccatgacattgactggatgagtgtttCTCCAAAGAATGCTTtaccagttttagctctgtggcatgatgcattgtcatcttggaaaatgacaaacatattttcaattgaagggataagaaagctgtctaaaatttcaatgtaaacttgtgcatttattgaagatttcaaTCAATCCAGATCAGCACACAGAGTTCTTTGTAATCCCAAAAATAGCAAAATGGCATATATAATCTGTAGTCGTCGTTTTGCTGAGTTTCATCTCCGAGGAAGTGACGTGGCAACAATCATGatcaagatttaaccacagccatctcccccagtgcctttgcctgacatgcacccCCATATCCTCAAGGACTGAggcaattttgatgtcttcttcagccagtcatctttgtaaatctcactggaacagcaccaaacaaaagttccagcatcatcaccttgtcaagatgactgcctgaagaaaaaaaaaatccctcagtccttgatgatatggggctgcatgtcaggcaaaggcattgGGGAGATGGCAGTGGTTAAATcttaaataaatgcacaagtctaCATTGAAAttctagacagctttcttatcccttcaattcaaaatatgtttgtcagtttttttttgtttgtttttttgttcaaaacaaACAACCGAGCAAAAAAACCTTTGCAtgtcctgcgatgggactattgcgcacgcgcacattgcgatggtgatgtttaaactagggctgttaaatgattaaaatttttaatcgagttaattacagcttacaaatttaattaatcgtaattaatcgcaattcaaaccatctataaaatatgccatatttttctgtaaattattgttggaatggaaagataggacacaagactgatatatacattcaacatactgtacataaggactgtatttgtttattataacaataaatcaacaagatggcattaacattaacattctgttaaagccatccatggatagaaatacttgtagttcttaaaagataaatattagtacaagttatagaatttttatattaaaatccctcttaaagtttttgttttagtaaaatttgtaaaaatttccaatcaaaaaataaactagtagctcgccattgttgacgtcaacccataaatcagtcgcaccaaagcgccagcagagggagacaaaaaacacaagtaacaagtggacatgacactgctgtcattttaatcagtttgagcggggcatgtgcgttaattgcgtcaaatattttaacgtgattaatgaaaaaaattcatgcccgttaacgcgataattttgacagccctagtttaaacaatatattgtgcaggcctaatattatatattacatGATGATTGTGCTTACATGAAAGTCCACTCCACAAATACGGTGTTGCTCTTTTACAGCTTGGCAAACAAACAAGACAAAATGAACGCTCTGCTAGGAAGTGAGCTGATCGAGATGCTCTCCTTGGAAAAGCTGGTCAACCAAAGTCGCTCTCTGTGCCATATAGTGAGTCTTGCACAAGCTGCTGCCACCGCACGTCCTGTCAAGCTAACTAACACGGTGCCAACTTCAATCCCGTGTCCACACAAGGAGCCTTGTTCAGCCTTAATGGACGTACGGCGCTGGTCTGACCGAAAGGCGTTGCGAGGCCTTCGCTGGCTGCTGCGAGCCGTGTGTCTGGATTACGGAGAGCTGTGCGCTCGTGTGGCCCAGGATAGCAAGACTCCTCTGGAGCCCAGAGAGAGGAACAGCA
This Corythoichthys intestinalis isolate RoL2023-P3 chromosome 11, ASM3026506v1, whole genome shotgun sequence DNA region includes the following protein-coding sequences:
- the arl13a gene encoding ADP-ribosylation factor-like protein 13A isoform X3, translating into MYRLQRKWWPMCTPCSPQDNMFTLMSNCCTWFSKIQEPIRRMTILVVGLDKAGKTSTIRGMLRVSNAVEGGPTQGCVRSSLRLENYLVTLLDVGGSAAAQGSWREHYGEAHGVIFVVDSSDRPRMKEVKIVLADLLKQPRVAGKPILVLANKQDKMNALLGSELIEMLSLEKLVNQSRSLCHIEPCSALMDVRRWSDRKALRGLRWLLRAVCLDYGELCARVAQDSKTPLEPRERNSKAEKPRRSKSERRTSKADLRQAHRPKDKRNMTTGEAKLQPIRNILQKENTLKKKLKKSTRRKKRLTKTKQEEEATNEQEGEEADRGDQEKASSALIPSSKGRPKQKGKVKEETLDVPESPHIDENPLKVKERKRKKKVVRVKRKNKINTEGTSGASSQPVDLSTTFDLYRKAILALKERQDQ
- the arl13a gene encoding ADP-ribosylation factor-like protein 13A isoform X1, with protein sequence MDRDLLLRYRLQRKWWPMCTPCSPQDNMFTLMSNCCTWFSKIQEPIRRMTILVVGLDKAGKTSTIRGMLRVSNAVEGGPTQGCVRSSLRLENYLVTLLDVGGSAAAQGSWREHYGEAHGVIFVVDSSDRPRMKEVKIVLADLLKQPRVAGKPILVLANKQDKMNALLGSELIEMLSLEKLVNQSRSLCHIEPCSALMDVRRWSDRKALRGLRWLLRAVCLDYGELCARVAQDSKTPLEPRERNSKAEKPRRSKSERRTSKADLRQAHRPKDKRNMTTGEAKLQPIRNILQKENTLKKKLKKSTRRKKRLTKTKQEEEATNEQEGEEADRGDQEKASSALIPSSKGRPKQKGKVKEETLDVPESPHIDENPLKVKERKRKKKVVRVKRKNKINTEGTSGASSQPVDLSTTFDLYRKAILALKERQDQ
- the arl13a gene encoding ADP-ribosylation factor-like protein 13A isoform X2; translated protein: MDRDLLLYRLQRKWWPMCTPCSPQDNMFTLMSNCCTWFSKIQEPIRRMTILVVGLDKAGKTSTIRGMLRVSNAVEGGPTQGCVRSSLRLENYLVTLLDVGGSAAAQGSWREHYGEAHGVIFVVDSSDRPRMKEVKIVLADLLKQPRVAGKPILVLANKQDKMNALLGSELIEMLSLEKLVNQSRSLCHIEPCSALMDVRRWSDRKALRGLRWLLRAVCLDYGELCARVAQDSKTPLEPRERNSKAEKPRRSKSERRTSKADLRQAHRPKDKRNMTTGEAKLQPIRNILQKENTLKKKLKKSTRRKKRLTKTKQEEEATNEQEGEEADRGDQEKASSALIPSSKGRPKQKGKVKEETLDVPESPHIDENPLKVKERKRKKKVVRVKRKNKINTEGTSGASSQPVDLSTTFDLYRKAILALKERQDQ